Proteins encoded together in one Lysinibacillus sp. FSL K6-0232 window:
- a CDS encoding PBP1A family penicillin-binding protein — protein sequence MTERRRTRGEHQKALAEKNKKNKQKPASTAKTWLKRIFLTLCTIVVVGLLGGAGLFAYYASTAPELDEELLKDPVSSEFYDKNGELFATIGAENRKYIKYEDIPEDMVNAILATEDVRFFEHHGMDFYRLGGAILANFRDGFGAQGASTLTQQVVKNSFLQNEKKLKRKAQEAWLAFQLERKYSKEEIFEMYFNKMLMSGRIYGFGTAAQYFYGKELKDLTLEEEALLAGLVQRPNAYNPLKNPELAKKRRNTVLGLMHQHGKISKAEMEEAQQADVQAGLADDATRQSFAGSKYDAFLDIVINELEENGDGTAMAEGIKVYTTLDPAAQKVVENVMNDDSNFPTEEIQSGVAVIDTKTGAIQAVGGGRHYGAERGFNYADDLSKNQPGSTMKPLIDYGPAIEYLKWSTGQTLVDEPMTYTGTRQTITNWDGRYMGAITARKALYASRNVPAVKALQEVGTDKAKEFIGRLGIETDNVYESDAIGGGAITMSPIQMAASYAAFGNNGVYTDPHAITKIVYRDGKTSKNYKPEPTVAMSDYTAYMVTDMLRDVVGNKPDASGTAANVPGLDIAGKTGTTNYSAEDFSKYNLPNTSVPDSWFAGYTTNYSIAIWSGYEKHFDPITTWEERRLPQNLFKSIMQEISANVETESFKKPSTVVEATIEVGSNPLRLASDYTPNELRQTELFVRGTEPTEVSSVYEAPSLSTPYNVTASLDLEGQSIDISWEHDAMLDPETDEPLPTSFEVSATREGGDSIILGTTDSKGLTVSNTLEEGNYTISVVAIVDGTRSEPGTTSFQIVGTTEEEPDVEEPEEVEEPDTELPTDPGEDGNETDIENGENGEGNNNSNNNGNNGNNGNNGGDTNGPIDPTQQQPIVPTEPLSPTEEEQSTE from the coding sequence ATGACTGAACGTCGTCGAACACGGGGAGAGCATCAAAAGGCTCTCGCTGAAAAAAATAAAAAGAACAAACAGAAACCAGCCTCCACTGCTAAAACATGGTTGAAGCGCATTTTCTTAACTTTATGTACCATTGTGGTGGTAGGTTTACTTGGAGGCGCTGGGTTATTTGCCTACTATGCTAGCACGGCACCAGAGCTTGATGAAGAATTATTGAAGGACCCTGTTTCTTCAGAGTTCTACGATAAAAACGGTGAACTGTTTGCAACGATCGGTGCTGAAAACCGTAAATATATAAAATACGAAGATATACCAGAAGATATGGTTAACGCGATTCTAGCAACCGAAGATGTACGCTTTTTCGAGCACCACGGGATGGATTTTTATCGTTTAGGTGGGGCCATCCTTGCCAACTTCCGAGATGGCTTCGGTGCACAAGGGGCATCTACCCTAACACAGCAAGTTGTTAAAAACTCATTTTTACAAAATGAAAAGAAATTAAAGCGTAAAGCACAGGAAGCTTGGCTTGCCTTCCAGCTAGAGCGCAAATATTCAAAAGAAGAAATTTTTGAAATGTACTTTAATAAAATGCTGATGTCAGGACGTATTTATGGCTTTGGTACAGCAGCTCAATATTTCTATGGCAAAGAATTAAAAGATTTAACATTAGAAGAAGAAGCATTATTAGCAGGCTTAGTACAGCGCCCGAATGCTTATAATCCATTAAAAAATCCAGAGCTTGCGAAAAAACGTCGTAATACGGTACTAGGGTTAATGCATCAGCACGGTAAAATTTCAAAAGCGGAAATGGAAGAAGCACAGCAAGCAGACGTCCAAGCAGGTTTAGCAGACGATGCCACACGCCAATCATTTGCAGGCTCTAAATATGATGCCTTCCTTGATATTGTAATTAATGAGCTAGAGGAAAATGGCGATGGTACTGCAATGGCAGAAGGAATTAAGGTTTATACAACACTTGATCCAGCAGCACAAAAGGTTGTAGAAAATGTAATGAATGATGATAGCAACTTCCCAACAGAAGAAATTCAATCAGGTGTTGCGGTTATTGATACAAAAACAGGGGCAATTCAAGCTGTTGGTGGTGGTCGTCATTACGGTGCAGAGCGTGGCTTTAACTACGCAGATGATCTGTCAAAAAATCAGCCCGGCTCAACAATGAAGCCATTAATTGATTACGGACCAGCCATTGAATATTTAAAATGGTCAACAGGTCAAACACTTGTCGATGAGCCAATGACGTACACAGGAACAAGGCAAACTATTACTAACTGGGATGGTCGCTATATGGGGGCTATTACCGCTCGTAAGGCGCTATACGCTTCACGTAACGTACCTGCCGTTAAAGCATTGCAAGAGGTTGGTACGGATAAAGCGAAGGAATTTATTGGCCGTTTAGGCATTGAAACAGATAATGTATATGAATCTGATGCTATTGGCGGTGGAGCGATTACAATGTCCCCTATTCAAATGGCAGCCTCTTATGCAGCCTTTGGTAACAACGGAGTCTATACGGACCCACATGCCATTACTAAAATTGTCTATCGTGATGGCAAAACATCTAAAAACTACAAGCCTGAGCCTACTGTTGCAATGAGCGATTATACAGCTTATATGGTAACAGATATGCTGCGTGATGTAGTTGGCAATAAGCCTGATGCATCAGGTACTGCTGCAAATGTACCTGGCTTAGATATTGCAGGTAAAACAGGTACAACAAACTACTCAGCAGAGGATTTTAGCAAGTATAATTTACCAAATACAAGTGTGCCAGATTCATGGTTTGCTGGCTACACAACAAACTACTCCATTGCGATATGGAGTGGCTATGAGAAACACTTTGACCCTATTACAACATGGGAAGAGCGTCGATTACCGCAAAATTTATTTAAGTCGATTATGCAAGAAATTTCAGCGAATGTTGAAACAGAAAGCTTTAAAAAGCCAAGTACAGTTGTAGAAGCAACGATTGAAGTAGGCTCTAATCCTCTGCGTTTAGCGAGTGATTATACGCCAAATGAATTACGTCAAACAGAGCTATTTGTACGTGGTACTGAGCCAACGGAGGTATCTAGCGTCTATGAGGCTCCATCATTATCTACGCCTTACAATGTAACGGCAAGCTTAGACTTAGAAGGACAGTCTATTGATATTTCTTGGGAGCATGATGCAATGCTAGACCCTGAAACAGATGAGCCATTACCAACTTCATTTGAAGTGTCTGCTACACGTGAAGGTGGCGACTCCATTATCCTTGGCACAACAGATAGCAAAGGCTTAACGGTAAGCAATACACTAGAAGAAGGTAATTACACCATCTCTGTTGTCGCTATTGTGGACGGTACGCGCAGTGAACCTGGCACAACCTCCTTCCAAATCGTCGGCACAACAGAGGAAGAACCAGATGTCGAAGAGCCAGAGGAAGTAGAGGAGCCAGATACTGAGCTGCCAACAGATCCTGGTGAGGATGGCAATGAAACCGATATAGAGAATGGTGAAAATGGCGAGGGCAATAATAATAGCAACAATAACGGAAATAATGGCAATAACGGCAATAACGGCGGAGATACTAATGGTCCGATTGATCCTACTCAGCAGCAGCCAATAGTTCCTACTGAGCCGCTAAGTCCAACAGAAGAAGAGCAAAGCACAGAATAA
- the recU gene encoding Holliday junction resolvase RecU gives MTIRYPNGKLYTPNPSVQKAEKKNNKDLSFSNRGKTLEDEINEANDYYIKRRLAIIHKKPVPVQIVKVEYPSRSAAVIREAYFRTPSTTDYNGVWNGHYIDFDAKETASKTSFPLKNIHAHQMTHMQQVTEQHGVAFIIVRFSAYERYFIVPYQVLQKAWKAMENGKRKSIPLSTIEQEAYEIPTNYYPRIDYLPIIQQLIDAKCYQSESEEK, from the coding sequence ATGACAATTCGTTATCCAAACGGGAAATTGTATACCCCGAATCCTTCTGTGCAGAAAGCAGAGAAAAAGAACAACAAAGATTTATCTTTTAGCAATCGTGGAAAGACGCTAGAAGATGAAATTAATGAAGCAAACGACTATTATATAAAAAGGCGGCTTGCAATTATTCATAAGAAACCTGTTCCTGTACAAATCGTCAAAGTAGAGTACCCTTCACGTAGTGCTGCTGTTATTCGTGAGGCTTACTTCAGAACGCCTTCCACAACCGACTACAATGGCGTTTGGAATGGGCACTATATCGATTTTGATGCAAAGGAAACAGCTTCCAAAACAAGTTTCCCATTAAAAAATATTCACGCGCATCAAATGACCCATATGCAGCAAGTGACGGAACAACATGGTGTGGCTTTTATTATCGTTCGTTTTTCAGCCTATGAACGATATTTTATTGTGCCATACCAAGTTTTACAAAAGGCCTGGAAAGCAATGGAAAATGGTAAACGTAAATCGATACCCTTGTCGACAATCGAGCAAGAGGCATATGAAATTCCAACCAATTATTATCCACGTATCGATTATTTACCCATTATCCAACAGCTCATTGATGCAAAATGCTACCAGTCTGAAAGTGAGGAGAAATAG
- a CDS encoding endonuclease — translation MNKLEQLIAQLELVNQLLCTRVSLESNAHCMHFFMQLKAVSQKVSLAEKSWQVKNACSPISSEK, via the coding sequence TTGAACAAGTTAGAGCAATTAATTGCACAGTTAGAGCTGGTGAATCAGCTACTTTGCACGAGAGTGTCACTGGAAAGCAATGCACACTGTATGCATTTTTTTATGCAACTAAAAGCAGTTAGCCAGAAAGTAAGCTTAGCAGAAAAGAGCTGGCAAGTAAAGAATGCTTGTTCGCCTATTAGTAGTGAAAAATGA
- a CDS encoding YppE family protein, whose translation MLVLEQTTKLIEECEQCVTRFWQMREEDRTPDFYQEVKPYADELHTLLTEWQQEANQWIHRHQPKYMHTQQIASAKEAMEQFVVQSFYKETSKKRFLDAIHSTFYTLKNFERLLKEVVQDAIEETND comes from the coding sequence ATGTTAGTGTTGGAACAAACAACAAAGTTAATAGAGGAATGCGAGCAATGTGTGACACGCTTTTGGCAAATGCGCGAGGAGGATCGTACACCCGATTTTTATCAAGAGGTAAAGCCGTATGCAGATGAGCTTCACACGCTGTTAACAGAATGGCAGCAAGAAGCCAATCAATGGATACACAGGCACCAGCCCAAATATATGCACACACAGCAAATTGCTTCAGCAAAGGAAGCGATGGAGCAATTTGTTGTGCAATCCTTTTATAAAGAAACAAGTAAAAAACGTTTTTTAGATGCCATCCATTCTACCTTCTATACATTAAAAAACTTTGAACGCTTACTAAAGGAGGTCGTGCAGGATGCTATCGAAGAAACGAACGATTAG
- a CDS encoding DEAD/DEAH box helicase — protein sequence MLSKKRTISELLNEWRYDEELKERILHWQTLEGRPAKYAPFPENLHPSLKRALQKRGIEQLYTHQREAFDLAQSGSSFTAVTPTASGKSYCYHLPVLQKILEDNNARAIYLFPTKALAQDQKNDLNELIEQSGEEILSYTYDGDTAPGLRQKVRKAGHIVMTNPDMLHSGILPHHTKWVSLFENLQYIVIDELHTYKGVFGSHVAHVIRRLKRICEFYGSQPVFICTSATIKNPQELAELLTNESHQLIAKSGAPVGKKTFLFYNPPIIHKTFGVRRSAVLEVSDLAKRLYTAGIQSIIFAKSRVRVEMIVTYLKELTRNKLLDESVRGYRGGYLPSERRAIEKGLRDGTIQTVVSTNALELGVDIGQLQACIMTGYPGNIASAWQQAGRAGRRQDEALIIYVAQSSALDQYVVNHPLFLLGSTPEEARIYPENMLILMDHLKCAAFELPFSIDDTYGEYDIQELLAYLAEEGIVFKTSDKWHWMSDRFPAHDISLRSASQENVVIIDISTPAQTKVIGEMDRHSAMTLLHEEAIYLHQGIQFQVEKLDWEEKKAYVREVDVDYYTDANLAVEMKVLEEDRSRHYVGGTISFGDVGLVAQATIFKKIRFGTHDNIGSGPIHLPPDEMHTNASWLSFAAPEKWTEEELTDAMTGAAYAMNAFIPLFIQCDSSDVAVVPQVKATHNERPTFFIYDKYPGGIGLSEKVYDLWEDLLAKTQQHVINCPCESGCPSCIGAQDAVLSVKNKVVKLLQLLNAF from the coding sequence ATGCTATCGAAGAAACGAACGATTAGTGAGCTTTTAAATGAATGGCGCTATGATGAAGAATTAAAGGAGCGTATTTTACATTGGCAGACGCTTGAGGGGCGACCAGCCAAATATGCGCCTTTTCCAGAAAATCTACATCCATCTTTAAAGAGGGCATTGCAAAAAAGAGGGATTGAGCAGCTTTATACACATCAGCGAGAGGCTTTTGATTTAGCACAAAGCGGCTCTTCCTTTACAGCGGTAACACCGACAGCATCTGGTAAATCATATTGCTATCATTTACCAGTGCTACAAAAAATATTAGAGGATAACAATGCACGTGCCATTTATTTATTTCCAACAAAGGCATTGGCACAGGATCAAAAAAATGACTTAAATGAGCTGATTGAGCAAAGCGGTGAGGAAATTTTAAGCTACACGTATGATGGCGATACAGCTCCAGGGCTTCGTCAAAAGGTACGCAAGGCAGGACATATTGTAATGACGAACCCCGATATGCTACATTCAGGTATACTGCCACATCATACAAAATGGGTGTCCCTCTTTGAAAATTTGCAATATATCGTAATAGATGAGTTGCATACATATAAAGGTGTATTTGGTTCACATGTTGCGCACGTTATTCGCAGACTAAAGCGTATCTGTGAATTTTATGGCAGTCAGCCTGTGTTTATTTGTACATCAGCAACAATTAAAAATCCTCAGGAGCTTGCAGAGCTTTTAACAAATGAATCCCATCAGCTTATTGCTAAATCGGGCGCTCCTGTCGGTAAAAAAACCTTTTTATTTTATAACCCACCGATTATTCATAAAACATTTGGAGTGCGGAGAAGCGCTGTTTTAGAGGTGAGCGATTTAGCAAAAAGGCTTTATACGGCGGGCATTCAATCCATTATTTTTGCAAAAAGCCGCGTGCGCGTTGAGATGATTGTTACCTATTTAAAGGAGCTAACGCGCAATAAACTGCTGGATGAGTCTGTGCGTGGCTATCGAGGCGGCTATTTGCCATCTGAGCGACGCGCGATTGAAAAGGGCTTACGCGATGGAACAATTCAAACGGTTGTTAGTACAAATGCATTAGAATTAGGAGTCGATATTGGTCAATTACAGGCGTGTATTATGACAGGCTATCCAGGGAATATTGCCAGCGCTTGGCAGCAGGCAGGACGCGCAGGAAGAAGGCAGGATGAGGCATTAATTATTTATGTGGCACAATCGTCTGCACTCGATCAATATGTTGTCAATCATCCATTATTTTTACTTGGCAGTACACCTGAGGAGGCACGTATTTATCCTGAAAATATGCTTATTTTAATGGATCATTTAAAATGTGCAGCCTTTGAGCTACCATTTTCCATAGACGATACATATGGCGAATATGACATTCAGGAATTACTGGCCTATTTAGCAGAAGAAGGGATTGTCTTTAAAACAAGCGATAAATGGCATTGGATGAGTGATCGTTTCCCAGCTCATGATATTAGCCTGCGCTCCGCCTCACAGGAAAATGTAGTAATTATTGATATATCTACACCAGCGCAAACAAAGGTGATTGGTGAAATGGATCGTCATAGTGCGATGACATTATTACATGAGGAAGCGATTTATTTGCATCAAGGCATTCAGTTTCAAGTGGAGAAGCTGGATTGGGAGGAAAAGAAGGCCTATGTACGTGAGGTAGATGTTGATTACTATACAGATGCAAATCTTGCAGTAGAAATGAAGGTGCTAGAGGAAGATCGTAGCCGACACTACGTAGGCGGCACAATTAGCTTTGGCGATGTTGGCTTAGTCGCACAGGCAACCATTTTTAAAAAGATACGCTTTGGCACGCATGATAATATTGGGTCAGGGCCGATTCATTTGCCGCCAGATGAAATGCATACAAATGCGTCATGGCTATCCTTTGCAGCACCGGAAAAATGGACAGAGGAGGAGCTAACAGATGCTATGACAGGAGCAGCCTATGCAATGAATGCCTTTATACCATTATTTATCCAATGTGATAGCAGCGATGTTGCGGTTGTGCCTCAGGTCAAGGCAACCCATAATGAGCGTCCAACATTTTTTATTTATGATAAATATCCAGGTGGTATTGGGCTCAGTGAAAAGGTCTATGATTTATGGGAGGATTTATTAGCAAAGACACAGCAGCATGTTATAAATTGCCCTTGTGAATCAGGCTGTCCATCTTGCATTGGCGCACAGGACGCTGTATTAAGTGTCAAAAATAAAGTTGTGAAATTGCTTCAATTGCTAAACGCTTTTTAG
- a CDS encoding ribonuclease H-like domain-containing protein, with protein sequence MKKMLGKKSTTQPKIQQPAYQKPAKPSYTEQWEKAGLTVVENDFGIVFKRQVSYPFSYQHGDYQLQSFLDAVQKWQAADFDHPYALDSDERVLFFDTETTGLKGVGTHIFLLGFLEVTADSFMLTQYILADPAHEAALLFESKLWQKTATVITYNGKSFDWPQLETRWTLHQKTLPKLRTQRHIDLLHSSKRLWKNDMERLKLKAVEEEKLGFSRVGDIPGYLAPIIYLDAVKSGIPDALLKVLYHNEWDLLSLITLYSHSTHLLFEDNQEESAKTFTNIGKWYGDLKESTQSVKVLERVTAQFNELEAGNAHYYLALQHKKNKRYSEAIDAFVASLHFVQPRTKLHALEQLAILYEHQMKDYEQALYYTQEGIQLIQNNEQWRVEQKQKWAISWEKRLHRLGNKK encoded by the coding sequence ATGAAAAAAATGCTCGGTAAAAAATCAACGACTCAGCCAAAAATACAACAACCAGCCTATCAAAAGCCTGCAAAACCAAGCTATACAGAGCAATGGGAAAAGGCGGGGCTCACGGTTGTAGAAAATGATTTTGGCATTGTCTTTAAGCGACAGGTAAGCTATCCATTTTCGTATCAGCATGGTGATTATCAATTGCAATCCTTTTTGGATGCTGTGCAAAAGTGGCAGGCTGCGGACTTTGACCATCCTTATGCGCTTGATAGTGATGAACGTGTGCTGTTTTTTGATACAGAAACAACGGGCTTAAAGGGCGTGGGCACACATATTTTTTTGCTTGGCTTTTTAGAGGTAACAGCGGACAGCTTTATGCTGACGCAATATATTCTTGCTGATCCTGCCCATGAAGCAGCATTGCTGTTTGAATCCAAGCTTTGGCAAAAAACGGCAACGGTTATTACGTATAATGGCAAAAGCTTTGATTGGCCACAGCTTGAAACGCGCTGGACATTGCATCAAAAAACATTACCAAAATTACGTACACAGCGACATATTGATTTATTGCATAGTTCGAAGCGTTTATGGAAAAATGATATGGAACGCTTAAAATTAAAAGCTGTGGAGGAAGAGAAGCTTGGCTTTTCCCGTGTGGGCGATATTCCTGGCTATCTCGCACCAATTATTTATTTAGATGCTGTGAAAAGTGGTATACCAGATGCCTTACTAAAGGTGCTGTATCATAATGAGTGGGATTTACTTTCATTAATTACGCTTTATAGTCACTCTACACATTTATTGTTTGAGGACAATCAGGAGGAATCGGCAAAAACCTTTACCAATATTGGGAAGTGGTATGGCGATTTAAAGGAAAGTACACAAAGTGTTAAAGTGTTAGAAAGGGTGACAGCGCAATTTAATGAGCTAGAGGCGGGCAATGCACACTATTATTTAGCGTTACAGCATAAGAAAAATAAACGCTATAGTGAAGCGATTGATGCTTTTGTGGCATCTCTCCATTTTGTGCAACCAAGAACAAAGTTGCATGCGCTTGAGCAGCTAGCCATACTTTATGAGCATCAAATGAAGGATTATGAGCAGGCCCTTTATTATACGCAAGAAGGCATACAATTAATCCAAAATAATGAGCAATGGAGAGTAGAACAAAAACAAAAATGGGCAATTTCCTGGGAAAAGCGATTACACAGATTAGGAAATAAGAAATAA
- the gpsB gene encoding cell division regulator GpsB — translation MDIKLTSKMILEKEFKKNFKGYNVEEVDSFLDEIIQDYETFEKVVAQLREENGQLKEENRQLKEEIDSTPKRQPIASAAAGTTNFDILKRLSNLEKHVFGSKLYE, via the coding sequence ATGGACATTAAATTAACGTCAAAAATGATCCTTGAAAAGGAATTTAAAAAGAATTTTAAAGGCTACAATGTGGAAGAAGTCGATTCTTTTCTTGATGAAATTATTCAAGATTATGAAACGTTTGAAAAAGTGGTGGCCCAGCTACGTGAAGAAAATGGACAACTAAAAGAGGAAAATAGACAGCTAAAAGAAGAAATCGATAGTACACCAAAACGACAACCGATTGCATCGGCAGCGGCTGGTACAACGAATTTTGATATTTTAAAGCGTCTTTCTAATTTAGAAAAGCATGTATTTGGCAGTAAGCTCTATGAATAA
- a CDS encoding EAL domain-containing protein — MNEVNNWESKDAFSLISKCPTTLIFKIFENVSEGIMITDENKKIIMVNPAFEFVTGYTRDDVVGKTPAVLQSGVHELPFYLKMWEQIRQEGIWQGEIWNRRKTGDLYPEWLTIMRVTDDKGEIVNYCGIFTDLSERKIVENELEKRLLTDSLTDVSNRFAYIERMDSLLESTATVSRSVQHAVYFLDLDRFKQINDTLGHTVGDFLLTEVAKRLKKLLKNKDIIARYGGDEFVITLTNVKNIKEAAKFAEQIIHTIEQPIKVNNQEIFISTSVGISIYPTDGKKTEELINCADKAMSYSKNNGVNGYAFYFDELHTDAQRVLLLDTELRKAIESREFELYFQPKVTIQNEQIQGLEALIRWNNERLGFVSPAEFIPYAEETGLIIPLSEAIIEKACEAVSEMQQYGWKIPIAINISSIHFKQQNFLESIQVILERYNMPASNFEIEVTERTVMNSANETVSKLVRLKQLGFKISIDDFGTGYSSLSYLVRFPLDCLKIDRSFIQHIGSLAEKQAVVDAIIQMAHRLKMKVVAEGVEQAQQVDILRKMNCDIIQGYYYSKPLPINELLEFMEYWEIEHQGRK; from the coding sequence ATGAACGAAGTGAATAATTGGGAAAGTAAGGATGCATTCAGTTTGATTTCAAAATGCCCTACTACCTTAATCTTTAAAATCTTCGAAAATGTATCTGAAGGCATCATGATTACTGATGAAAATAAAAAAATAATAATGGTTAATCCTGCCTTTGAATTTGTAACAGGCTACACACGTGACGATGTTGTAGGAAAAACGCCAGCCGTTTTACAATCAGGTGTACATGAATTGCCATTTTATTTAAAAATGTGGGAACAGATACGACAAGAAGGTATTTGGCAAGGAGAAATATGGAATCGCCGTAAAACAGGGGATCTATATCCTGAATGGCTAACGATTATGCGCGTAACCGATGATAAGGGAGAGATTGTAAATTATTGTGGTATTTTCACAGATTTGTCTGAACGAAAAATTGTTGAAAATGAATTAGAAAAACGTTTGTTAACCGATTCATTAACAGATGTATCCAATCGATTTGCATATATTGAAAGAATGGATAGCCTGCTGGAATCAACGGCTACTGTTTCTCGTTCAGTACAGCATGCTGTTTATTTTTTAGATTTGGATCGCTTTAAGCAAATTAATGATACATTAGGTCATACTGTTGGGGATTTTCTTTTAACGGAAGTGGCGAAACGTTTAAAAAAGCTGCTGAAAAATAAAGATATTATCGCTCGATATGGCGGAGATGAGTTTGTTATTACATTAACAAATGTTAAAAATATAAAAGAAGCCGCAAAGTTCGCAGAGCAGATTATTCATACGATTGAACAGCCAATCAAGGTGAATAATCAAGAGATTTTTATTTCTACAAGTGTTGGCATTAGCATATATCCAACAGATGGGAAAAAAACTGAGGAACTGATTAATTGCGCGGATAAGGCTATGAGCTATTCAAAAAACAATGGCGTAAACGGCTATGCCTTCTATTTTGATGAACTGCATACAGATGCACAGCGTGTTTTATTGCTAGATACAGAGCTAAGAAAAGCGATTGAAAGCCGTGAGTTTGAGCTTTATTTTCAGCCTAAAGTTACAATACAAAATGAACAAATTCAAGGTTTAGAGGCACTTATTAGATGGAACAACGAGAGGCTAGGATTTGTATCCCCAGCAGAGTTTATCCCGTACGCAGAGGAAACGGGCTTAATTATTCCACTAAGTGAGGCCATTATTGAAAAAGCATGTGAGGCTGTTAGTGAAATGCAACAATACGGCTGGAAAATTCCAATAGCCATTAATATTTCGAGCATTCACTTTAAACAGCAAAACTTTTTAGAGTCTATACAAGTAATACTTGAACGCTATAATATGCCCGCGAGTAATTTTGAAATTGAAGTAACAGAGCGCACGGTGATGAATAGTGCGAATGAAACCGTCAGCAAGCTAGTGCGTTTAAAGCAATTAGGCTTTAAAATTTCTATTGATGATTTTGGCACAGGCTATTCATCTTTAAGCTATTTAGTGCGCTTCCCATTGGATTGTTTGAAAATTGATCGCAGCTTTATTCAGCATATTGGCTCACTCGCTGAAAAGCAGGCAGTGGTAGATGCCATTATTCAAATGGCTCATCGACTTAAAATGAAAGTTGTAGCAGAGGGTGTAGAACAAGCACAGCAAGTGGATATACTACGTAAAATGAACTGTGATATTATCCAAGGTTATTATTACAGCAAGCCATTACCAATAAACGAGCTTTTAGAGTTTATGGAGTATTGGGAAATTGAGCATCAAGGAAGGAAATAA
- a CDS encoding THUMP domain-containing class I SAM-dependent RNA methyltransferase, with translation MANYQLVATAAMGLEAIVAQEVKALGYETTVDNGKVYFNGDETAIARTNLWLRVADRVKIVVGQFPAKSFEQLFESVKALPWEKYLPVDAAFPVSGKSVKSKLFSVPDCQAITKKAIVERMKQHYKRLGFLDESGATYKIEVSILKDVATLTIDTSGAGLHKRGYRQAQGEAPLKETLAAALVQISKWNPNRPFVDPFCGSGTIALEAAMLGQNIAPGYNREFISEQWSWMKAAIWDTVRDEAESLANYDQPLEIIGSDIDHRMVSIAQENAMEAGFGELITFKQMQARDFTTQLTDGVMIGNPPYGERIGDVEVVEQVIRDLGKVMKNYPTWSVYMLSSMKNFEELYGRQATKKRKLFNGFIETNYYQFWGQKSKRD, from the coding sequence ATGGCAAACTATCAATTAGTAGCTACAGCTGCAATGGGCTTAGAGGCAATTGTAGCACAAGAAGTTAAGGCACTTGGCTATGAAACAACCGTTGATAATGGCAAAGTATATTTTAATGGAGATGAAACAGCGATTGCGCGCACTAATTTATGGTTGCGTGTAGCAGATCGTGTCAAAATCGTTGTAGGACAATTTCCAGCAAAATCGTTTGAGCAATTATTTGAAAGTGTGAAAGCACTCCCTTGGGAAAAATATTTACCAGTGGATGCTGCCTTCCCAGTATCAGGGAAGTCCGTAAAATCGAAATTATTTAGTGTACCTGATTGTCAAGCCATTACCAAAAAAGCAATCGTTGAGCGAATGAAGCAGCATTATAAGCGTCTTGGCTTTTTAGACGAATCTGGTGCAACATATAAAATTGAGGTTTCAATTTTAAAAGATGTGGCGACACTAACAATTGATACATCTGGTGCTGGCTTGCATAAGCGTGGCTATCGTCAGGCACAGGGTGAAGCACCATTAAAGGAAACATTAGCAGCAGCGCTTGTACAAATCTCAAAATGGAATCCAAATCGTCCGTTTGTTGATCCGTTCTGCGGTTCTGGAACGATTGCATTGGAAGCGGCGATGCTTGGACAAAATATAGCACCAGGCTATAATCGTGAATTTATTTCAGAGCAATGGTCGTGGATGAAAGCTGCCATTTGGGATACTGTTCGTGATGAAGCTGAAAGTTTAGCAAATTACGATCAGCCATTAGAAATTATTGGCTCAGACATTGACCATCGCATGGTCAGCATTGCACAAGAAAATGCGATGGAAGCAGGCTTTGGTGAGTTGATTACGTTTAAGCAAATGCAGGCACGCGATTTTACCACGCAATTAACGGATGGTGTGATGATTGGGAATCCGCCATATGGAGAACGTATTGGTGATGTAGAAGTCGTAGAGCAGGTAATCCGTGATCTCGGTAAAGTGATGAAAAACTATCCAACTTGGTCTGTCTATATGCTATCTTCCATGAAAAATTTTGAAGAATTATATGGTCGACAAGCGACGAAAAAGCGGAAATTATTTAATGGCTTTATCGAAACAAATTATTATCAATTCTGGGGTCAAAAATCTAAAAGAGATTAA